The following are encoded together in the Thermococcus sibiricus MM 739 genome:
- a CDS encoding DUF447 domain-containing protein codes for MEMFEEGKVYELLLLTKSNVTPVGVVKKGSKFYFKLFEGKSAKDIKEHPYGVLHITWDVDILVRTALNLPCELEWEDSKTIPLKKIKNLPNIEGKIEFQEDLIKDSLGEARILRCSLTPSRIEVFPISNPPLSRADFYLLEMAINLTRLYVATRKLHVKEAQNIYSKIWVGYRTYKRLGGKNELAEKIMGFATAALRWNP; via the coding sequence ATGGAAATGTTTGAAGAAGGCAAAGTGTATGAACTTCTTTTACTCACAAAATCCAATGTCACCCCAGTAGGTGTCGTTAAAAAAGGAAGCAAGTTCTATTTTAAGCTATTTGAAGGAAAAAGTGCCAAAGATATAAAAGAACACCCTTATGGCGTGCTGCATATAACTTGGGATGTGGATATATTAGTAAGAACTGCTCTTAACTTGCCCTGTGAATTAGAGTGGGAAGATTCCAAAACAATTCCTTTAAAGAAAATAAAGAACTTGCCTAACATAGAGGGAAAAATAGAATTCCAAGAGGACTTGATAAAAGACAGTCTTGGAGAAGCTCGAATCCTAAGATGCTCATTAACCCCTTCAAGAATCGAGGTGTTCCCAATATCTAATCCCCCTCTCAGTAGAGCAGATTTTTACCTTCTTGAGATGGCAATAAACCTCACTAGACTGTATGTGGCAACAAGAAAACTACACGTGAAGGAAGCTCAAAATATATATTCAAAGATATGGGTTGGATATAGAACCTACAAACGACTTGGAGGCAAAAATGAGCTTGCAGAAAAGATTATGGGGTTTGCTACAGCAGCTTTAAGATGGAATCCTTGA
- a CDS encoding ABC transporter ATP-binding protein: MVEVKLENIVKTFGETVALKGINLHVKDGELFTLLGPSGCGKSTTLRIIAGLDFADSGHLYFDDDDVTYKSSSERGAVLVFQNYALWPHMTVYDNVAYGLKVKKLPKQEIDRKVKWALELVKLQGYEDRYPTQLSGGQQQRVAIARALVVEPKLLLLDEPLSNLDAKLRLEMRSEIRRIQRELGITVIYVTHDQEEAMAISDRIAVMNIGQIEQVGTPKEIYEQPKTEFVASFMGKTNVIPAEVVERDGDKVTVRFEGFKLDGLTYTGENDKVVVVIRPERISLHPIENAVSITGKVDLIEYYGFFIEVVGLFGEMRIISRTINDRDVIGLRPQGDVTFYIEREDILVLPKTL; the protein is encoded by the coding sequence ATGGTCGAGGTTAAACTTGAGAATATAGTAAAAACATTTGGGGAGACTGTAGCGTTAAAAGGCATTAATCTACACGTAAAAGATGGAGAACTTTTCACTCTCCTTGGTCCAAGTGGGTGTGGGAAATCAACCACCTTAAGAATCATAGCTGGCCTAGACTTTGCTGATAGTGGACATTTATATTTCGATGACGACGATGTGACGTATAAAAGTTCAAGTGAAAGAGGAGCAGTGCTAGTTTTCCAAAACTATGCTCTATGGCCCCATATGACCGTTTATGACAACGTGGCTTATGGTCTAAAAGTAAAAAAACTTCCAAAGCAAGAGATTGACAGAAAAGTAAAATGGGCACTTGAACTGGTTAAGCTCCAAGGTTATGAGGATAGATATCCAACCCAGCTGAGTGGAGGCCAACAGCAAAGAGTAGCAATAGCAAGGGCCCTCGTAGTTGAACCTAAACTTTTACTCTTAGATGAGCCTCTCTCAAATTTGGATGCAAAACTTAGACTTGAAATGAGGTCCGAAATAAGAAGGATACAACGAGAACTCGGAATCACGGTTATCTATGTTACCCACGATCAAGAAGAGGCTATGGCAATAAGTGATAGAATCGCAGTAATGAATATAGGTCAAATAGAGCAGGTAGGAACTCCAAAAGAGATATATGAACAGCCAAAAACAGAATTTGTTGCTTCTTTTATGGGTAAGACCAACGTAATCCCAGCGGAAGTTGTGGAAAGAGATGGGGACAAAGTAACAGTGCGGTTTGAAGGATTCAAGCTCGATGGCCTAACTTATACCGGAGAGAACGATAAAGTTGTGGTGGTCATAAGGCCTGAACGTATCAGCTTGCACCCCATTGAAAACGCTGTTTCAATAACTGGAAAAGTGGACTTAATAGAGTACTATGGCTTTTTCATAGAGGTCGTTGGACTATTTGGAGAGATGAGAATAATATCTAGGACAATAAACGATAGGGACGTCATCGGCCTAAGACCCCAGGGAGATGTCACTTTCTACATAGAGAGAGAAGACATCCTCGTACTTCCCAAGACTCTCTAG
- a CDS encoding ABC transporter permease → MKVSKWWERVFGTPLFEPLIAFSYLFPLLYLVMFLIVPVISMLLIAFTYDGNISFHWFKSILMDSYYIQFPPHGDFAQKLTTSTGESLYLIRGVDFGVVLNSLVVAALVTLFTAILGTVFAFVMARYNFKGKNLFRIALFIPLLVTPFVNAYVIKQMFSEFGLINYIFHEVLHLLPFRIKIDGLAGVVLAQSMAYYPIVYLNAYASFINIDPTLEEQAENLGSKSFRLFRTVTFPLALPGIAAGATLVFIFSLEDLAAPVVFHADPLAKKLMSYQIFSKFIYGLGERSPEIAALSIIMLTLAIIAFLGIRKYVSLRQYAMLSKGGRWKPRVSDPKTWQALLIYLVLLPALLITIFPQLGVIMLAFSERWTTTVLPQGFTIDYIKEMILNPDVRRFIVNSLTYSGAAVILIVILSITSSYASSRFKGALSPVLESIVILPIAVPGIVVAMGYFYFFSVITPENSPLNPTSLYGFNPALVLILAYSIRRLPFAARSVYAGLQQVHISLEESSINLGASRWRTITGILMPLISLNVFGGSMLSFVYSMSETSVGITLGSINMEQAPITAFMKEVLMSAAGSINLAAALGVLLIVVQITAIVVVNVITKQRYSFIGLT, encoded by the coding sequence ATGAAGGTTAGCAAATGGTGGGAAAGAGTCTTTGGGACTCCTCTTTTTGAGCCCCTTATCGCCTTTTCTTATCTTTTTCCATTACTATACTTAGTGATGTTTTTGATAGTGCCTGTGATTTCCATGTTGTTAATTGCATTTACATATGATGGAAACATCTCTTTTCATTGGTTCAAAAGCATATTGATGGATTCTTATTATATCCAATTCCCCCCACATGGGGATTTTGCTCAAAAATTAACAACTTCAACTGGTGAGAGTTTGTATTTAATCAGGGGTGTAGATTTTGGGGTTGTTCTTAATTCCCTTGTTGTTGCGGCATTAGTAACACTCTTTACTGCAATCTTAGGAACTGTATTTGCCTTTGTAATGGCAAGATATAATTTTAAAGGGAAAAACCTGTTCAGGATTGCCCTTTTTATTCCCCTTTTAGTAACCCCCTTTGTGAACGCATATGTTATAAAACAAATGTTCAGTGAGTTTGGGCTAATAAACTATATCTTCCATGAAGTTCTTCACTTACTTCCCTTTAGAATTAAAATAGATGGATTAGCCGGAGTTGTACTGGCCCAATCAATGGCATATTACCCAATAGTTTATTTAAATGCCTATGCAAGCTTCATCAATATCGATCCAACTTTAGAAGAACAAGCAGAAAACTTAGGAAGCAAGAGTTTCCGACTCTTCAGAACCGTCACTTTCCCACTGGCCCTGCCAGGAATCGCCGCAGGTGCTACTTTGGTATTCATATTCAGTCTTGAGGATCTAGCGGCTCCAGTAGTCTTCCACGCTGATCCATTAGCTAAAAAACTTATGTCATACCAGATATTTAGCAAATTCATCTACGGCCTAGGAGAGAGAAGTCCAGAAATAGCTGCCCTTTCAATAATAATGCTCACACTGGCCATAATAGCATTCCTCGGGATTAGAAAATACGTAAGCCTAAGGCAATATGCAATGCTTAGCAAGGGTGGAAGGTGGAAACCAAGAGTAAGTGATCCAAAAACATGGCAAGCTCTTTTAATTTACTTAGTTCTCCTACCTGCTTTACTAATCACAATTTTTCCACAGCTAGGCGTTATTATGCTTGCCTTCTCAGAAAGATGGACTACTACAGTGCTGCCCCAAGGATTCACCATAGATTACATAAAAGAGATGATCCTAAATCCCGATGTGAGAAGATTCATCGTGAACAGCTTAACCTATTCAGGAGCTGCAGTGATTCTAATAGTTATCTTGTCAATAACCTCCTCTTATGCCAGTAGTAGATTCAAAGGAGCCTTAAGTCCAGTACTAGAAAGTATCGTGATACTCCCAATTGCAGTACCAGGAATAGTTGTGGCAATGGGATACTTCTACTTCTTCTCGGTAATTACTCCAGAGAACTCGCCGCTAAACCCAACATCCCTCTACGGGTTTAATCCTGCTTTGGTCTTGATACTTGCTTATTCCATAAGAAGGTTACCATTTGCGGCTAGATCCGTCTATGCCGGCTTGCAACAGGTTCATATATCCCTTGAAGAATCATCGATAAACCTAGGTGCTTCAAGATGGAGAACTATCACTGGAATACTAATGCCTCTAATTTCCCTAAACGTCTTTGGTGGGAGCATGCTTAGTTTTGTTTATTCCATGAGTGAAACAAGCGTAGGGATAACATTGGGTTCAATAAACATGGAACAGGCCCCAATAACAGCATTTATGAAAGAAGTCCTAATGTCAGCGGCAGGTAGTATAAACCTTGCGGCAGCATTGGGAGTTTTATTAATAGTTGTGCAGATAACTGCAATCGTGGTTGTTAATGTTATCACAAAACAAAGATATTCATTCATTGGATTAACATGA
- a CDS encoding ABC transporter substrate-binding protein, which produces MKKINGFIILFLLIGSVLATGCIGGESTSTPSTTSSETEPTTTSTQSSTQTTSSTSSPTPTGPITLVVLTRHDVTIQTIAKKAFLQSDIAKQYNIKDIRFIPIPESLWPSYIEKGADVGWGGGPTLFDSLFRNNYLVPIEDQKVLGLIGNQIQETIAGMPMIRKGDDGKIYWIAAALSSFGFTVNHDVLKRWNLPVPQRWEDLASETFAMDPPQVGIADPTRSTSNTRIYQIILQAFGWDEGWKILTLIAANSKIYDASDAVREAVIGGDIGVGNTIDFYGYIAMKSNPSCEYIIPKGQSIINGDPIAVLVKSQHKEAAQAFIYWVLTEGQRIWLDEQINRLPVNPDVFNTPEGQNRPDLKKAYESALKTQGIDFDDNEALVTANAMQFYFKATLVDANQELHRAWTALVKAYKEGKISESKYNELKAKLLEPVRFKDPDTGNTVTLTIEYAKKINDKLEDPAFRDTLMQIWRDAARQKYQSVLAEVQG; this is translated from the coding sequence ATGAAAAAAATAAATGGTTTCATAATCCTTTTCCTTTTAATTGGAAGCGTGTTAGCCACCGGATGCATTGGTGGAGAATCTACTTCCACACCATCTACCACTTCCAGTGAAACAGAGCCTACAACGACTTCTACACAGTCCTCCACTCAAACTACCTCTTCTACATCCTCCCCAACTCCTACAGGCCCAATAACTTTAGTTGTTCTTACACGACATGATGTTACAATCCAAACAATAGCAAAAAAGGCATTTCTTCAAAGTGATATAGCAAAACAATACAATATCAAAGATATAAGGTTTATACCAATCCCAGAATCCCTTTGGCCATCTTACATAGAAAAAGGAGCCGATGTGGGATGGGGGGGAGGTCCAACACTATTTGATAGTCTCTTCAGGAACAATTACCTAGTACCCATAGAAGACCAAAAAGTTCTGGGCCTAATTGGGAACCAAATCCAAGAAACAATTGCTGGAATGCCAATGATAAGGAAAGGTGACGATGGAAAGATTTACTGGATAGCTGCTGCATTGTCATCCTTTGGGTTCACTGTAAATCATGATGTTCTCAAAAGATGGAATCTCCCAGTTCCTCAGAGATGGGAGGACCTTGCTAGCGAGACCTTCGCAATGGATCCGCCTCAAGTGGGAATTGCTGACCCAACGAGAAGCACTTCAAACACGAGGATTTATCAGATAATCCTTCAAGCTTTTGGATGGGACGAAGGATGGAAGATACTCACCCTAATTGCCGCTAACTCAAAAATCTATGATGCTAGTGATGCTGTTAGAGAGGCCGTAATTGGCGGGGACATAGGTGTTGGAAACACAATCGACTTTTACGGATACATTGCAATGAAAAGCAATCCCTCCTGTGAATATATCATTCCAAAAGGACAGAGTATAATAAATGGTGACCCCATAGCCGTTCTCGTCAAGTCACAACACAAAGAAGCTGCTCAAGCATTTATTTACTGGGTCCTTACTGAAGGGCAAAGGATATGGTTAGATGAACAAATAAATAGACTCCCTGTTAATCCCGATGTCTTTAATACCCCCGAAGGCCAGAATAGACCTGATTTAAAGAAGGCCTATGAGAGTGCACTTAAGACACAAGGTATAGACTTCGATGACAATGAAGCCTTAGTGACTGCAAACGCTATGCAGTTTTACTTCAAAGCGACACTTGTGGATGCAAATCAAGAGCTCCACAGGGCTTGGACAGCCCTTGTAAAAGCATACAAAGAAGGAAAAATAAGCGAAAGCAAGTACAATGAACTCAAAGCAAAACTTTTAGAACCAGTCAGGTTTAAAGATCCAGATACTGGAAATACGGTTACATTAACAATAGAGTATGCAAAGAAGATAAATGACAAACTTGAAGATCCTGCATTTAGAGATACCTTAATGCAGATATGGAGAGATGCTGCAAGACAAAAATACCAAAGTGTCCTCGCGGAGGTGCAAGGATGA
- a CDS encoding CGP-CTERM sorting domain-containing protein, producing the protein MKKLSILISVFVLFGLFGAAFASATTVAVDLGHGENEKYLAEDVLEYGTNKTLAHGIVKTITNVQWGYFGDPLAADILGITHLGEKITSDALANVDMLILGQPTSPFQPDEIQAIVNWFNQGGKVLWIAGDSDYGSSGVNAIDIVNSVLEQLGSELRLDQCQIQDPVSNAGQPYRVIGLVQPDDETPDKEMITNGFKYGGKVLYHGPGVVAWVNENGEWQPLIDGNVPENVYRIVKTSPDAQISEANEPPANAYMAGDTGVFTFLAAKIIKFDNGKQSVLIVSAESPYGDYEPTWSPKYYGIDLDGPTFVTNMINWALKQVSKETITVTVTETITKTETKTETVTETKTETTTETVQGGICGPAALIGLALIPLLLKRKK; encoded by the coding sequence GGGGCGGCTTTCGCCAGCGCAACGACAGTTGCAGTTGATTTAGGACATGGAGAAAACGAGAAATACTTGGCAGAAGACGTTCTCGAATATGGGACTAATAAAACCCTCGCACACGGAATTGTTAAAACCATCACAAACGTCCAATGGGGATACTTTGGAGACCCCTTAGCAGCAGATATTCTTGGGATAACCCACCTTGGAGAGAAAATAACTTCCGATGCCCTTGCAAACGTTGATATGTTAATCCTAGGACAACCCACAAGTCCATTCCAGCCAGATGAAATTCAAGCTATAGTAAACTGGTTCAACCAAGGGGGAAAAGTTCTCTGGATTGCTGGAGATAGTGACTATGGATCCAGTGGAGTCAACGCTATAGATATCGTTAACTCTGTTCTTGAGCAGCTTGGTTCAGAACTTAGGCTTGATCAATGTCAGATTCAAGACCCTGTTAGCAACGCTGGCCAACCTTATAGAGTTATTGGACTTGTACAGCCAGACGACGAGACTCCTGATAAAGAAATGATAACTAACGGTTTCAAGTATGGAGGAAAAGTTTTATATCACGGACCAGGTGTAGTAGCATGGGTTAATGAGAACGGTGAGTGGCAACCACTAATTGACGGAAACGTTCCAGAAAATGTTTATAGGATAGTAAAAACCTCTCCAGACGCTCAAATATCTGAAGCAAATGAGCCTCCCGCAAATGCTTATATGGCAGGAGATACTGGAGTATTCACATTTTTAGCAGCAAAGATTATCAAATTTGATAATGGAAAACAAAGTGTTCTAATTGTCAGCGCTGAGAGCCCATATGGAGACTATGAGCCCACCTGGTCACCCAAATACTATGGTATCGACCTTGACGGACCTACCTTCGTAACAAATATGATTAATTGGGCATTAAAACAGGTGTCCAAGGAAACGATCACTGTTACAGTTACTGAGACGATTACAAAGACTGAAACCAAAACCGAAACTGTAACCGAAACTAAAACTGAAACAACTACAGAAACCGTCCAAGGAGGAATTTGTGGTCCAGCAGCCTTGATAGGCTTGGCTTTAATACCATTACTTCTAAAGAGAAAGAAATGA